From one Spartinivicinus poritis genomic stretch:
- a CDS encoding AMP-binding protein has protein sequence MTGELEPDRHDLHDDTDDNLAPALLRIAGGLAEELHPHLGRLHHVTLDCDLDRDLGLDSLGRAELILRLDRAFKVHLPDELLSSANSLQDLLDALQVAKPAGSGWTRDEIPISLPEVKEPITATTLIDVLNFHATTHPERPHLKVWQSEALEQSLSYGALHTAALKIAKGLIEHGLEPGARVAIMLATKPDFFEVFFGILYAGGVPVPLYPPFRQSQVEDHLRRQASILANAEAAILIVSDELYRVGALLFGLVTSLRHIKTVDGLTENGSLDAPMLVATEAIALIQYTSGSTGDPKGVVLTHANLLANIRAMGEALEANSTDVFVSWLPLYHDMGLIGAWLGSLYLGALAVIMPPLAFLAEPSRWLHAISRHRGTLSVAPNFAFELCCKSVRKEDMKGQDLSSLRIMLNGAEPVSVATIDRFSKCFAPYGFRPEVMMPVYGLAENSVGLAFPPLGRAPIVERINRTALTRRGAAVLAGADDPSALSFAACGRPLAGHQIRIVDDSGRELPERKQGRLQFKGPSATAGYFRNKEKTAALLTNGWLESGDLAYMVQGDVYVTGRIKDIIIKAGRNIYPHEIEETVGQLQGVRKGCVAAVSSADLNAGTEQLVLVVETKLTDTAALAELHKAIREVCVASLDVPLDVIEFVPPRTIPKTSSGKIRRAATKELYEAGALSTKPKQLWLQLFALAAAGMGSRVRRSWQRVGAALYAGYWWFMLGLIAASLWGLVIILPRRRWRHSAVHGAAWLFFHLVGTPLKLAGNVIVPKEKVILVANHSSYLDSLVISAAIAGEITFVAKSELSKQALAGPFLRRLGALFAHRTEAAGGVEDTKRQCQAAQAGERIISFPEGTLTRMPGLLAFHLGAFHVAAQEGLPVVPITIRGTRSILRDGQWFPHQGSITVYIGEPVMPDGNDFAASVRLRDAVRAVMLEQCGEPDLAKEQVLMPSVPSDSSKP, from the coding sequence ATGACTGGTGAACTTGAACCCGACAGACATGATTTGCATGACGATACGGATGATAATTTAGCACCAGCATTGCTTCGGATTGCTGGTGGTTTAGCAGAAGAGCTGCACCCCCATTTAGGGCGTTTGCATCATGTCACATTAGACTGCGACCTGGACCGAGATTTGGGCCTCGATAGTTTGGGGCGAGCAGAGTTGATACTGCGGCTTGACCGGGCTTTTAAGGTGCACCTGCCAGATGAGCTGCTTAGCAGTGCAAACTCCCTACAGGATTTGCTGGATGCACTTCAGGTGGCTAAGCCGGCAGGTAGTGGATGGACCAGAGATGAAATACCTATTAGCCTGCCGGAAGTTAAGGAACCTATCACTGCAACAACACTTATTGATGTTCTCAACTTTCATGCAACAACCCACCCAGAGCGCCCCCACCTGAAGGTTTGGCAAAGTGAAGCCCTAGAACAAAGCTTGAGCTATGGTGCACTTCACACAGCTGCACTTAAGATTGCGAAAGGCTTGATAGAGCATGGCTTGGAGCCAGGGGCCAGGGTTGCAATTATGCTGGCAACAAAACCTGACTTTTTCGAGGTATTCTTTGGCATTCTATACGCAGGCGGTGTGCCAGTGCCTCTTTATCCCCCTTTCAGACAGTCTCAGGTTGAAGATCATTTGCGCCGTCAGGCCAGCATTTTGGCAAATGCTGAGGCAGCCATCCTTATTGTAAGTGATGAACTCTATCGGGTGGGGGCATTGCTGTTTGGTTTGGTGACGAGTCTTCGGCATATTAAAACGGTTGACGGACTGACCGAAAATGGCTCCTTGGATGCGCCGATGCTCGTAGCTACTGAAGCTATTGCACTGATCCAATATACATCTGGTAGCACGGGTGACCCAAAAGGTGTTGTACTAACTCATGCCAATCTACTGGCTAATATCCGTGCTATGGGTGAGGCGCTAGAAGCTAACTCGACAGATGTGTTTGTGAGCTGGTTGCCGCTTTATCACGATATGGGGTTGATAGGGGCTTGGTTAGGCTCGTTGTATTTGGGAGCACTCGCTGTGATCATGCCTCCTCTGGCCTTTTTAGCGGAACCATCACGCTGGCTGCATGCTATATCTCGTCATCGTGGCACTTTGTCAGTAGCGCCGAATTTTGCCTTTGAGCTGTGCTGTAAAAGTGTGCGGAAAGAGGATATGAAGGGGCAGGATCTCAGCTCTCTGCGGATTATGCTTAATGGCGCGGAGCCTGTTAGCGTTGCCACTATCGACCGTTTCAGCAAGTGTTTTGCACCCTACGGGTTCCGGCCAGAAGTGATGATGCCAGTCTATGGGCTTGCTGAAAACTCAGTGGGATTAGCATTTCCGCCTTTAGGACGAGCACCAATTGTGGAGCGTATCAACCGAACTGCGCTTACCCGTCGTGGTGCTGCTGTATTAGCAGGTGCAGATGATCCAAGTGCCCTCAGCTTTGCTGCCTGTGGACGGCCTTTAGCTGGGCATCAGATACGCATTGTGGATGACTCAGGCCGCGAGCTGCCAGAGCGAAAACAGGGGCGACTGCAGTTTAAAGGTCCTTCAGCAACAGCAGGATACTTCAGAAATAAGGAGAAAACTGCAGCACTCTTAACTAATGGCTGGCTGGAAAGTGGTGATTTGGCTTATATGGTACAGGGCGATGTCTATGTGACTGGCCGGATCAAAGACATTATCATCAAGGCCGGCCGTAATATCTATCCCCACGAAATTGAAGAAACCGTTGGCCAGCTGCAAGGTGTACGTAAAGGCTGTGTCGCTGCGGTGTCTAGTGCTGACCTGAATGCAGGTACAGAGCAACTGGTATTGGTCGTTGAAACGAAACTTACAGATACGGCAGCACTTGCTGAGTTGCATAAAGCAATCAGAGAGGTCTGTGTTGCATCCCTCGATGTGCCATTGGATGTGATCGAGTTTGTCCCTCCTCGCACGATACCAAAAACATCAAGCGGTAAGATTCGTCGCGCTGCTACGAAGGAGCTGTATGAAGCTGGGGCGTTAAGCACTAAGCCAAAACAGCTGTGGCTTCAGCTTTTTGCCTTAGCTGCAGCGGGTATGGGAAGCCGAGTTAGACGTAGTTGGCAGCGTGTGGGTGCGGCACTCTATGCGGGCTATTGGTGGTTTATGCTTGGCTTGATCGCCGCTTCGTTATGGGGGCTTGTCATTATCTTGCCCAGGCGACGCTGGAGACACAGTGCAGTGCATGGAGCGGCGTGGTTGTTTTTCCATTTGGTAGGTACACCACTTAAGTTGGCAGGAAATGTAATAGTCCCTAAGGAAAAAGTGATTCTGGTTGCTAACCATTCTAGCTATCTGGATTCGCTGGTAATTTCTGCTGCCATTGCTGGTGAGATTACCTTTGTCGCTAAATCGGAGTTATCCAAACAGGCTCTCGCTGGCCCATTTCTCCGTCGGCTGGGAGCGTTATTCGCGCATCGAACTGAAGCAGCTGGGGGTGTGGAAGATACCAAACGGCAGTGCCAGGCAGCGCAAGCGGGAGAGCGAATCATATCTTTCCCAGAAGGTACATTGACTAGAATGCCAGGCTTGCTTGCTTTTCATTTGGGTGCTTTTCATGTTGCTGCCCAAGAAGGTCTGCCAGTTGTACCTATTACGATACGGGGTACACGCTCTATTTTACGTGATGGTCAATGGTTTCCACATCAAGGTAGCATCACTGTTTATATTGGGGAGCCAGTGATGCCAGATGGAAATGATTTCGCTGCGAGTGTGAGGCTGCGTGACGCAGTACGGGCAGTTATGCTAGAACAGTGCGGTGAGCCAGATTTGGCTAAGGAACAGGTTTTGATGCCATCAGTGCCAAGTGACAGCTCAAAACCATAA
- the glmS gene encoding glutamine--fructose-6-phosphate transaminase (isomerizing), translating into MCGIVGAVAQRDVADILVEGLRRLEYRGYDSAGVAIIDNESQLKRIRRLGKVAELADALSLEPLTGGTGIAHTRWATHGEPSERNAHPHFSGDDIAVVHNGIIENHEILRNYLVQSGYEFTSDTDTEVIAHLIHHEMKSNGNLLDAVKRAVHQLDGAYGMMVVDRRDPSRAIAARSGSPLVVGLGIGENFIASDQLALLPVTRRFMFLEEGDVVEISRQSVQVYNAKGDKVEREISESSVEHDAGDKGKYRHFMLKEIHEQPDAINNTLEGRLNEKQIIEESFGPNAKELFNKTEAVQIIACGTSYHAGMVARYWFEEIAGIQCNVEIASEFRYRKSFVPKNCLFVTISQSGETADTLAALRLAKETGYMASLSICNVPGSSLVRESDLSFMTRAGAEIGVASTKAFTTQLIALLMLVTSIAKQKGLAKEQEAKIVKALKEVPNKINHVLQLSDDIEHLAEEFSEKHHSLFLGRGNQYPIAMEGALKLKEISYIHAEAYAAGELKHGPLALIDTDMPVVVVAPNNELLEKLKSNMEEVRARGGLLYVFADTHTKLSNSEGVKVMHLEDVPEVIAPIIYTVPLQLLSYYVAIIKGTDVDQPRNLAKSVTVE; encoded by the coding sequence ATGTGTGGAATTGTTGGTGCAGTAGCGCAACGTGATGTAGCAGATATATTAGTGGAAGGCCTACGCCGTTTGGAATACCGTGGTTATGATTCTGCTGGCGTTGCAATAATTGATAATGAAAGCCAACTAAAACGAATTCGGCGGTTAGGCAAAGTAGCCGAGCTGGCTGATGCTTTAAGTTTGGAGCCTTTAACTGGCGGCACCGGTATTGCCCATACTCGCTGGGCAACCCATGGCGAGCCGAGTGAGCGTAACGCCCATCCCCACTTTTCAGGTGATGATATTGCTGTTGTCCACAATGGTATTATTGAAAACCATGAAATTTTAAGAAACTACCTGGTACAAAGTGGTTACGAGTTTACCTCTGATACAGATACTGAGGTCATTGCTCACCTGATTCATCATGAGATGAAATCCAATGGTAATTTATTAGATGCCGTCAAAAGAGCTGTTCATCAATTGGACGGCGCCTATGGGATGATGGTTGTTGATCGTCGTGACCCAAGCAGAGCAATTGCTGCTCGCTCTGGTAGCCCTTTAGTGGTTGGTTTAGGTATTGGTGAAAACTTTATCGCTTCTGACCAACTGGCTTTATTACCCGTTACTCGTCGTTTTATGTTTTTGGAAGAAGGCGATGTGGTAGAAATTTCTCGCCAATCCGTTCAAGTGTATAACGCCAAAGGTGATAAAGTAGAGCGGGAAATTTCTGAAAGCTCAGTTGAACATGATGCTGGTGATAAAGGGAAATACCGCCATTTCATGTTAAAAGAAATTCATGAACAGCCTGATGCCATCAATAATACGCTTGAAGGGCGGTTAAACGAAAAACAAATCATCGAAGAAAGTTTTGGTCCTAACGCCAAAGAGCTATTTAATAAAACAGAAGCCGTACAAATTATTGCTTGTGGAACCAGCTATCACGCAGGCATGGTAGCCCGCTACTGGTTTGAAGAAATTGCCGGTATTCAGTGTAATGTAGAAATTGCATCAGAATTTCGCTATCGCAAATCCTTTGTGCCTAAAAACTGCTTATTTGTCACTATTTCTCAGTCAGGCGAAACAGCCGATACATTAGCAGCACTGCGTCTAGCCAAAGAGACTGGTTATATGGCCTCACTGAGTATTTGTAATGTTCCTGGCTCTTCACTAGTTAGAGAATCCGACCTGTCCTTCATGACTAGAGCCGGTGCTGAAATTGGTGTTGCCTCAACTAAAGCATTTACCACTCAATTAATCGCACTATTAATGTTAGTCACTTCTATAGCTAAACAAAAAGGCTTAGCAAAAGAGCAAGAAGCCAAAATAGTTAAAGCCTTAAAAGAAGTCCCTAATAAAATTAACCATGTTTTACAACTCAGTGATGACATCGAGCACTTGGCTGAAGAATTCAGCGAAAAACACCACAGTTTATTTTTAGGCCGCGGCAACCAATACCCCATTGCTATGGAAGGGGCTCTAAAATTAAAAGAAATATCCTACATCCATGCAGAAGCCTACGCAGCAGGTGAATTAAAACACGGTCCATTAGCATTAATCGACACTGACATGCCCGTGGTAGTGGTAGCACCTAATAACGAATTATTGGAAAAATTAAAATCCAATATGGAAGAAGTCCGCGCCCGCGGTGGACTACTTTACGTCTTTGCCGACACCCACACCAAGCTATCAAATTCTGAAGGCGTAAAAGTGATGCACCTGGAAGACGTACCAGAAGTCATCGCCCCCATCATCTACACAGTACCTTTACAGCTACTGTCTTATTATGTAGCGATAATTAAAGGAACAGATGTGGATCAGCCTAGGAATTTGGCGAAATCAGTGACTGTCGAGTAA
- a CDS encoding F0F1 ATP synthase subunit epsilon, with the protein MAITVHCDIVSAETEVFSGLVEMVIAPGQLGDLGIAPGHAPLLTNLKPGPIRVIKQSGEEEIYYLSGGYLEVQPSEIKVLADYAIRATDVDEASALKAKKEAEQLMADKSSEFDYSRAKSQLAEAAAQLRTLEQIRKKLGH; encoded by the coding sequence ATGGCAATTACAGTGCATTGCGATATAGTCAGCGCCGAAACCGAAGTTTTTTCTGGCTTAGTGGAAATGGTGATTGCCCCTGGGCAACTAGGTGATTTAGGTATTGCACCTGGCCATGCACCTCTGCTGACAAACCTTAAGCCTGGCCCTATCCGGGTAATTAAGCAAAGTGGTGAAGAAGAAATATACTACCTGTCTGGTGGGTATTTAGAAGTACAGCCAAGCGAGATTAAAGTATTAGCAGACTATGCTATACGCGCAACGGATGTAGACGAAGCCTCTGCTTTGAAAGCCAAAAAAGAAGCTGAGCAGCTGATGGCTGATAAGAGCAGTGAATTTGACTACTCTCGCGCAAAATCTCAACTTGCAGAGGCTGCGGCACAACTTCGCACATTGGAACAAATTCGAAAGAAATTGGGCCACTAG
- a CDS encoding glutathione S-transferase family protein, whose translation MVKLYGFGSGFGIVDPSPFVLKVNTYLRMSGIKFEEASGIANLKKAPKGKLPFIEDDGKAIGDSYFIIEYLEKKYQSTLDQWLSDEQKAIAHLVSKSLDENFYWCIVYSRWMCEDTWPILKKEFFSSMPFPLKQVLPLVLRNGVKKSLDKQGLGRHSNEEIKQIFSHSLKSLSVMLGEKAYLLGDKPCSLDASTYAFLAECILVDVDNDFNKIARRFENLVSYCKRIQDEFYKN comes from the coding sequence GTGGTGAAGCTATATGGTTTTGGAAGTGGGTTTGGAATAGTAGATCCCAGCCCGTTTGTTTTGAAAGTTAATACCTATTTGAGAATGTCGGGTATTAAATTTGAGGAAGCATCAGGTATAGCAAACTTGAAAAAAGCACCTAAAGGTAAGCTTCCTTTTATTGAAGATGATGGAAAAGCTATTGGCGATTCTTATTTTATTATTGAATATTTAGAAAAAAAATATCAGTCAACACTAGATCAATGGTTATCAGATGAACAAAAGGCAATAGCACATTTGGTGTCAAAATCGTTAGATGAAAACTTTTACTGGTGTATAGTTTACTCTCGCTGGATGTGTGAGGATACGTGGCCGATTCTTAAGAAAGAATTTTTTAGTTCAATGCCATTTCCTCTTAAACAAGTATTGCCATTAGTTCTTCGTAATGGTGTAAAAAAATCGTTAGATAAGCAAGGATTAGGGCGGCATTCAAATGAGGAAATAAAACAAATTTTCTCTCACTCCCTGAAAAGTTTATCAGTAATGCTAGGCGAAAAAGCATATTTGTTAGGTGATAAACCTTGCTCGCTAGATGCTAGTACTTATGCCTTTTTAGCTGAATGTATTTTAGTTGATGTTGATAATGATTTTAATAAAATAGCACGTCGCTTTGAAAATCTGGTCAGTTACTGTAAACGGATACAGGATGAGTTTTATAAAAATTGA
- the glmU gene encoding bifunctional UDP-N-acetylglucosamine diphosphorylase/glucosamine-1-phosphate N-acetyltransferase GlmU has translation MKVDTVILAAGQGTRMKSNLPKVLHEIAKKPMLAHVIEAAQQAVTESQTHVVIGHGSDQVKSTLGNYPVSWVLQEQQLGTGHAVHQAIEHVSSSDLVLILYGDVPLLKKETIQQLINAAQQTGFALLTVTLADATGYGRIVRSSEEKITAIVEHKDATPEQLSINEINTGIMAVNSEKLQQWLPKLSNNNAQGEYYLTDIVAMAVTDGMTITAVHPTCEQEVEGVNNKVQLAKLERWHQQQLAEGLMVAGATLRDPSRVDIRGEVTVGKDVIIDVNAVFEGSVTLGDNVTIEPNCILKDCQVGSNTIIKANSIIEESVVHDNCDIGPFARLRPGTELAEKAKVGNFVETKKTKIGTGSKVNHLSYVGDAEVGAGVNIGAGTITCNYDGANKFQTTIEDNVFIGSNTSLVAPVTVSQGATTGAGSTITKNVPANELAIGRARQTNLGGWQRPTKKS, from the coding sequence ATGAAGGTAGATACAGTTATTCTGGCTGCTGGCCAAGGTACCCGCATGAAGTCAAACCTGCCCAAGGTGCTTCATGAAATTGCCAAAAAACCTATGCTGGCCCATGTTATTGAAGCCGCACAACAGGCAGTGACAGAGAGCCAAACTCATGTGGTCATTGGCCATGGTAGTGACCAAGTCAAATCAACGTTGGGTAACTACCCAGTCAGCTGGGTATTACAAGAGCAGCAACTCGGCACTGGTCATGCAGTTCATCAAGCCATAGAGCACGTCTCAAGTTCAGATCTAGTGCTGATTTTATACGGCGATGTGCCGCTATTGAAAAAAGAGACAATACAGCAGCTCATTAATGCAGCTCAACAAACAGGGTTCGCCTTATTAACAGTCACACTTGCAGATGCAACCGGCTATGGTCGTATTGTACGTAGCAGTGAAGAAAAAATTACAGCTATTGTTGAACATAAAGATGCCACCCCCGAGCAGTTATCTATAAACGAAATTAACACCGGTATCATGGCTGTTAATTCCGAAAAACTACAACAGTGGTTACCTAAACTATCTAATAACAATGCACAGGGTGAATATTATTTGACTGATATTGTTGCCATGGCTGTTACAGATGGCATGACCATTACTGCTGTACATCCCACTTGCGAGCAAGAAGTGGAAGGGGTCAATAATAAAGTACAACTCGCCAAGTTAGAACGCTGGCATCAGCAACAACTAGCAGAAGGGCTGATGGTAGCAGGCGCAACCTTAAGAGACCCTAGCCGTGTTGATATTCGCGGTGAAGTAACTGTTGGCAAAGATGTCATCATTGACGTTAATGCTGTCTTTGAAGGTAGCGTAACACTTGGTGATAATGTCACCATCGAACCCAACTGTATTCTAAAAGACTGTCAGGTTGGCTCAAATACCATTATTAAAGCCAACTCTATCATCGAAGAATCTGTTGTACACGACAACTGCGATATCGGCCCTTTTGCTCGTCTTAGACCAGGAACAGAGTTAGCAGAAAAAGCCAAAGTCGGTAACTTTGTAGAAACCAAAAAAACCAAAATTGGTACCGGCAGTAAAGTGAATCACCTCAGCTATGTGGGTGATGCAGAAGTTGGGGCTGGCGTTAATATTGGTGCAGGCACGATCACCTGCAATTATGATGGTGCCAACAAATTTCAAACCACGATTGAAGACAATGTATTTATTGGCTCCAATACCTCACTGGTAGCACCAGTCACTGTCAGCCAAGGTGCAACGACTGGCGCAGGGTCAACCATTACCAAAAATGTGCCAGCCAATGAGTTAGCAATCGGTAGAGCCCGCCAGACAAACTTAGGGGGATGGCAACGGCCCACCAAAAAATCTTAG
- a CDS encoding YjiH family protein — protein sequence MQEQVLSRNELFNLRNILVFVIPSLLGILLFMTPVAYQDGLTIPVAILAKSIKTALGDNATLLITCLVALSAIISLITKILKPTLITRNPFLNALFNESWFWLAMRFLGAVFIILVFLKTGSDILYSDATGGLVLNDLLPTLLSVFIFAGLLLPLLVNFGLLELLGTLLTVIMKPLFKLPGRSAIDCMTSWLGDGTVGILLTNQQYENRHYTQREATVIATTFSAVSISFSLIVIAQVKLEHLFLHFYLTVCLAGFVAAVIVPRLPPLSWKKDHYIDGSEKNKNEAIVPEGHTLISWGFEQALHKANSITSFKKVFMDGFNNVISLVFGLLPVIMAVGTLALVVAEHTPVFEWLGKPFLPYLELLQIPEAVAASKTIVVGFADMFIPSILAASIENEMTRFVIAAMSVTQLIYLSEVGALLLASRIPVSLWELFIVFLLRTLVTLPVIAGVAHLIF from the coding sequence ATGCAAGAGCAAGTGTTATCAAGAAATGAGTTATTTAACTTAAGAAATATATTAGTTTTTGTTATCCCTTCTTTGTTAGGAATTTTGTTGTTTATGACACCTGTGGCTTACCAGGATGGCCTTACTATTCCTGTTGCTATTCTAGCAAAAAGTATAAAAACAGCGCTTGGTGATAATGCTACTTTATTGATTACTTGTTTGGTGGCTCTATCCGCAATTATCAGTCTTATCACCAAAATATTAAAACCTACTCTAATTACCCGTAATCCTTTTTTAAATGCATTATTTAATGAGTCCTGGTTTTGGCTCGCCATGCGTTTCTTGGGCGCTGTTTTTATTATTCTTGTTTTCTTAAAAACAGGCTCCGATATACTGTATAGTGACGCCACAGGTGGGTTGGTATTAAATGACTTACTGCCAACACTATTATCTGTCTTTATATTTGCAGGGCTATTACTACCATTATTAGTCAATTTTGGGCTGCTTGAATTATTAGGTACCTTGTTGACTGTGATAATGAAGCCTCTTTTCAAGTTACCAGGTCGTTCAGCAATTGACTGTATGACTTCATGGTTGGGCGATGGCACAGTCGGTATCTTATTAACCAATCAACAGTATGAAAACCGTCATTATACTCAGCGGGAAGCTACCGTTATTGCCACAACGTTTTCTGCTGTTTCGATTTCTTTTAGTTTAATTGTTATTGCTCAAGTTAAATTAGAGCATTTGTTTCTACACTTTTACTTAACGGTGTGTTTGGCTGGCTTCGTGGCAGCGGTTATCGTACCTCGTCTCCCCCCATTAAGCTGGAAAAAAGATCACTACATTGACGGTAGTGAAAAGAACAAAAATGAAGCAATTGTACCTGAAGGACACACCTTGATTTCTTGGGGATTTGAACAGGCTTTACACAAAGCTAATTCTATTACCAGCTTCAAGAAAGTATTCATGGATGGCTTCAATAATGTTATTAGCTTAGTGTTTGGCTTGTTACCCGTAATAATGGCTGTAGGCACATTAGCGTTGGTTGTTGCCGAACATACGCCAGTATTCGAATGGTTAGGAAAACCGTTTCTGCCTTATTTAGAGCTACTACAAATACCTGAAGCGGTGGCAGCCTCTAAAACAATAGTGGTTGGTTTTGCTGATATGTTTATTCCATCAATACTTGCCGCTTCCATTGAAAACGAAATGACTCGGTTTGTTATTGCAGCAATGTCTGTCACTCAATTGATTTATCTGTCTGAAGTGGGTGCGTTGTTATTAGCCAGTCGTATCCCTGTCTCTTTATGGGAGTTATTTATCGTGTTCTTGTTAAGAACTCTGGTAACACTACCTGTTATTGCAGGGGTGGCTCACCTTATTTTCTAA
- a CDS encoding GAF domain-containing protein: protein MEAPAYPADENVRLATLNSLNLLNTGPEERFDRYTRLAKQIFGVPIVLISLVDRHRQWFKSNIGLPVSETDRSISFCGHTILSSKPLVIPDTTSDHRFKDNPLVTAEPFIRFYAGYPLEVPNGCRLGTLCLIDNHPRIFNHNHINDLKTIAQLVQDEIGSYQDATLNEITKISNNKGVQILIQLLMDLHYQPELEVTIFFFQLEPSPTKNTTTCNHYPILEFSRLLLEACSTACVAGHIKEFTFMALFTGEQDITSLSSLSHLSFLTQQYNLKNPIMKVRYTYTTNYDVLANLPSLIQLFNNYEY from the coding sequence ATGGAAGCACCAGCATACCCGGCTGATGAAAATGTGCGCTTAGCGACTCTTAATTCTTTGAATCTATTGAATACAGGACCTGAAGAGCGTTTTGATCGATATACCAGACTAGCTAAGCAAATATTTGGTGTACCGATTGTTTTAATTTCTCTTGTTGACCGTCACCGTCAGTGGTTTAAATCCAATATTGGCTTGCCTGTCAGCGAAACTGATAGAAGTATATCATTTTGTGGACACACAATTCTTAGCTCTAAGCCATTGGTTATTCCTGATACAACGTCTGATCACCGTTTTAAAGATAACCCCCTGGTGACAGCAGAACCGTTTATTCGATTTTATGCTGGATACCCTCTAGAAGTTCCTAATGGCTGTCGTTTAGGGACTTTATGTCTCATTGACAACCATCCACGCATTTTTAACCACAACCATATCAACGACCTAAAAACCATTGCTCAACTAGTACAAGATGAAATAGGATCCTACCAAGATGCTACACTGAATGAGATAACAAAAATATCCAATAACAAAGGAGTCCAGATATTAATACAGTTGCTAATGGACCTGCATTATCAACCAGAGCTAGAGGTGACTATATTCTTTTTTCAACTTGAGCCAAGTCCAACAAAAAATACAACTACATGTAACCACTATCCAATTTTAGAATTTTCCCGTTTATTATTAGAAGCTTGTAGCACGGCTTGTGTGGCTGGCCATATTAAAGAGTTCACTTTCATGGCTCTCTTTACTGGGGAGCAAGATATAACCAGTTTGTCATCGCTTTCTCACCTAAGCTTTTTAACTCAACAATATAATCTGAAAAACCCTATCATGAAAGTTCGTTACACTTATACTACAAACTATGATGTTTTGGCAAACTTACCTTCTCTTATTCAATTATTTAACAATTATGAGTATTAA